The sequence TCTGTCAAGGCCAAAGATCAAACGTCCTACAACGGAATCAGAATGGGAAGTTTCAATTGGTATCTGGAATCAAGTTTCATCTCTATATATCGACCGTCCCGTGTGGAGATGGGGCAAAATTTTCACGAGGGTAACAAAGCATTATtttgttatgaatatttatgGTACATCACGTCGTTTTCTCAAGACATTGAGATACAATTTTatgatttgaattaaaaatatgacgttgcgataaaaaaatcattctgctGAAATTGGCACTTGTTATGCATATAAACTCAAAATAATCTTAATTTTACTAAGTTAAACAATACTTCGTATGTATTTCTAATCAGTTGCAGTGTATTGATGGGTGACAATGATGGTCATATGCCagtatttaaaaataagaatCAAGGACGGCTAAAGATGAAAACGCATATACATGGTAATAGTTCTAAAcgatatttcccctatttgcaATACTATGGAAGTTAAAAAAATCCTGACCTTGAATACACCGAATGATTCCAATGCTGGCCGGTACCCTCATCATGTGGATCCGGCCAGCATTAGCTTTGTTGTCATGTAGAAATCATTTCGATACGATCTTATTTAGAAAGatcaaattgatatttcaaaCACTTTGTTCGCATTTTCACTTAGTTTacaaacaaaactattttttacTAAGACCTTtcctttgttgtttttttgtttgtttggtttttttgtttttgttttttttttttttgtttttttttggggggggggggaggggtggTAGGGGAGGGGGGAGTGATGGAAAGCCAACGGGTTCcataatttcttatcaaagttATAGTCCTTTGTTTAGCAGACCCTCTCTAATTTTTAAGCCGATTCCAAACATCAAGTGTTTATACTTAATACCCCATTACTTCCCTgttttctacatgtacatgtaacgcATCCATCCTGTATCAGATCATCGATCGGTAAATGCATAAATAtcaagaaatacatgtacacttacACTGTGTCTTGTTTTACAGCTACAGGACAATGTCCAACCGTAGATAGAAAATGTCGCAATACATACCAGAGCAAGAAAGAAATAAGGTGTGGAAATCAACTACGTGTCATGTCCTGTAGTGACAAAATCTGTAAATGGAATCTACTGGGAGTACAAGGAGCACTACTGGCCAATCTGATGGAACCGGTGTACCTCACCTCCATCACGTTAGGTAGCAAAGggtttttctttttcatttttttttttttaattttttaaactttaactgCATTAATTGTTTAAGGTTTTACTTTAAATCCTACTTTTGATATTGAGTAATTTTAAGTCTATAATGGTACACCAGAAATCACTTATactatgttattttatataaacaatatgtttGATACACGAAGtttttcatttatctattttcAAAGGGTTTCGTTACAAGCATGGTCACATAGCCCGTGCAATGTGCTGCCGATTGGTAAAGACTCAGACTATAGAGAATTTGCCATCTGGTTACAAGGTAAACCATCCGTTGCTTGGAGGTGTATCGCATAAGAAGACTCCACAGTGTAGAGATGGGAAGTCGACGCCTTACTGTATAAACTGGAACAGAGCAGACGATTGCCACGAAACGACGGACGGATCGACAGGCCTTCTACATAACAGGGAGCTGACCAGTTCAACAGGACTGACCGagtaagatataaatatatgctaatcattatattatacaagagctgttggagaacagcaaagctcgcctattcagaagaagttgatgttcaagtatttactatttaaacatggaaatatgacaaattaaccgACTCAAAAACTCCCTAAAGGGCCCCacattggttgtattatcacgttcagcatccatacacattaggaaaataaaatcataaacatttatgatgacttaagcttaaacaatagacaaaatagaaacttgctcaaaaactttaacatggaaatatgacaaattaacagactcaataAACCctctaaagggccccaaattggttgtattatcacgttcagcatccatacacattaggaaaataaaatcataaacatttatgatgacttaagcttaaacaattgacaaaatagaaacttgctcaaaaactttaacatggaaatatgacaaattaacagactcaaaaaacccctaaagggccccaaattggttgtgttatcacgttcagcatccatacacattaggaaaataaaatcataaacatttatgatgacttaagcttaaacaattgacaaaatagaaacttgctcaaaaaaaaacaaattaacagactcaaaaaacctttgtgttatcacgttcagcatcatacacattaggaaaaaaaacaaaacaattgacGAACAGAagtcaaaaactttaacgtgaaatgggacgccaacgctgacgccgacgccgacgacggggtgacaacattagctccccctattcttcgaataggcgagctaaaaatgtatacattcctaaattccaaaattgacttaaagtgaacagtcgggcaaggatggcttaagtcggtaaaaatggtgtgaatgtatccagtataatttcttctgaaatggaaaaataaaaatctctcgtcaaaatctgtctgcgtacgaagaaattaatttaaagtatgggaattctaaaacgtcctcccggcacactatgtccgtggttacatttccacacagcctcgctttcaatgctttcaactttacTTAAActtcagaactgggaaactaagcagaacttgacagtcgtattaatatgtgagaacttttggaaggccaatgaacgcatttagactggttttctttgcccgactattcactttaaatgcTTTGTCACAttctaattaatattaatatttcaggAGAAAGTCAAGACTTTGTAAACAAGAGTTACTGAAGTTCTACTGTGCAATCTGTTCGGATGTAGGAACCCCAAGTCTTGTTAAGGGCACATATTGGTCGACAAAAAAGGCCTCCACTCAATATCAGAGCTGCAGGAAAATTCTATATACAGCCCTACATAACCAGGGATACGGAACATGGGTAGGCGTTCCGGTAGAATGTCAGGAATTTTCAACGCAATTCTCGCCTTCTTTCTACTGTATCCACGCGTCTAGCATGTTTGATAGATCAAATTACTATTAAAGTAGGCGAAATGTTTACGATATGATGTTGGTGACAGTTTCAGCACCAGAACATAAATGATGATCTGATTTGGTGGTTCTGTTAATGGTTCAAACAGTGTCGGAAAATGCaacttcattttttgttttattacatgaacGTTCGAAACATGTATCAAGTTATCTTTACATAACATATGTGCAATGCTTAAAGATGTATTCTGATTGAATCAGCAATCAGGCCGTATATTATGAATGCAGCATGATAGGTCAAATAAAGTTTACACAtcgagtggttgttggatatggaatttattccacacgagtgagttatttttgtggaataaaattgtgaaataaacaTCAACCATGATTTGTGTGATCTGTTTCAAACCGTTCACACGGGGTTAATGAGTATATGCCTACATAAGGAAATAAGGTgaagtgatattttcatcagcaaaaggCATTTACTAATATTCAAAAGTCAACCGTTAAtctaatttctttttaaacggtagtaaaaatatgataaatgttaCTTATTTAATGTCTTTCTGAATTTATATATCATCGTTGCTTGAACAAACATATCACTTGTTGCCGAACTATATACAAGCGTATATGACACTGTGACTTTAACCAGACTGTTGTGATAAAGTCCTATCAAGGTTTGTTTAATATACCAAACGTATCTGTTTGATCCTGATGATAAGTATTTTGGTCGATTTCATAATACTGATGGAAAAAATTGTCTGATTTTGACACCATGACACGTCCGCTTTTGATAGCAGTGCATTGAATCCACATCCGATGGTCGGCAATTCTctgttttgattggtcaaaaatatGGAAAAGACCAGAAAAGAGTTTCACTTTGACGCATGTTGACACTGCATTTTGTCACGGCCTAGATTAATGAGAAAACGGCAAAACTTACAGTCTCCTCACGAAAACAACTTGTCAATTAAAAGCTTGAGTGTTTATAGGATATCCTTAGACTTGAATTACACTCGGCCATTTTAgttgaaaataaacaaacccATGTTTctcaaaagaaaatgaaaaaaatgtatttttttctctgataTAATATGCTGGATTATTTCCATCGTAAAATCTAGTGTTTTTAATAGCATGCAATATGTAGCTGAATCTGCGCGAAAGTAACAACATACAACCCTGGTATCGATGTCGCCTTGCCAAATATTACCCcatttaacaaaaaaacaatggTTCGGTCACAGGCGCCAAAAACAGAGAAGTGGATAAAATGCACAATCAGGCCGTGGCTTAAATCTGGGACATCCGGAAAGGCTggatgatatatacatatcaaaataaaatgaaactcaTCTATCTTATGGCTGTGTCTACCTGTTTATATATCTAATGAAACTTAAACTTACGTAACATTTGTTTGTGGTTACTTTCAATGGGGTTACACAAATAAGAATGTATACAATGACTATTTATCAGGTTTTGGTATAGTAATTGTGAAGAGGACGCAGTAACTATTGATAATAACTTATTATCTCTGATCTACCTTAAACACAACATGAAATGGttataaaatagtttttctTCTTTAATTTCTTTGTTAAACACACATCATGTTGTATGACATGTTCATTATCGTATGTTTGTAAAT is a genomic window of Argopecten irradians isolate NY chromosome 10, Ai_NY, whole genome shotgun sequence containing:
- the LOC138333598 gene encoding double-stranded RNA-specific adenosine deaminase-like isoform X1 — encoded protein: MNGRHPVDAFFNYAQARKLVGRFEVEATDGSQHCLTFHIAAYLGEQKLATGTGSSKKAARKMAAKVSLDMFQQMEPKTLTWPSIVKVKLRSHVAKPINCLHNFAQKYRVPLFFRFTDHEDSSPGHGITFTCRVTLGKTTYPPASASSKKQAKRDAYRNVLMALNYHRLYEFKRNLKDIDICTLHDIIAKLCYEKFDRVIEDIPNNLTKWKVIAGIVMESKSDRIFEVISLASGSRFITGKSLTTNGKVLIDSHAEILTARGMRRFLYHHIRKLCQGQRSNVLQRNQNGKFQLVSGIKFHLYISTVPCGDGAKFSRGCSVLMGDNDGHMPVFKNKNQGRLKMKTHIHATGQCPTVDRKCRNTYQSKKEIRCGNQLRVMSCSDKICKWNLLGVQGALLANLMEPVYLTSITLGFRYKHGHIARAMCCRLVKTQTIENLPSGYKVNHPLLGGVSHKKTPQCRDGKSTPYCINWNRADDCHETTDGSTGLLHNRELTSSTGLTERKSRLCKQELLKFYCAICSDVGTPSLVKGTYWSTKKASTQYQSCRKILYTALHNQGYGTWVGVPVECQEFSTQFSPSFYCIHASSMFDRSNYY
- the LOC138333598 gene encoding double-stranded RNA-specific adenosine deaminase-like isoform X2, whose product is MAAKVSLDMFQQMEPKTLTWPSIVKVKLRSHVAKPINCLHNFAQKYRVPLFFRFTDHEDSSPGHGITFTCRVTLGKTTYPPASASSKKQAKRDAYRNVLMALNYHRLYEFKRNLKDIDICTLHDIIAKLCYEKFDRVIEDIPNNLTKWKVIAGIVMESKSDRIFEVISLASGSRFITGKSLTTNGKVLIDSHAEILTARGMRRFLYHHIRKLCQGQRSNVLQRNQNGKFQLVSGIKFHLYISTVPCGDGAKFSRGCSVLMGDNDGHMPVFKNKNQGRLKMKTHIHATGQCPTVDRKCRNTYQSKKEIRCGNQLRVMSCSDKICKWNLLGVQGALLANLMEPVYLTSITLGFRYKHGHIARAMCCRLVKTQTIENLPSGYKVNHPLLGGVSHKKTPQCRDGKSTPYCINWNRADDCHETTDGSTGLLHNRELTSSTGLTERKSRLCKQELLKFYCAICSDVGTPSLVKGTYWSTKKASTQYQSCRKILYTALHNQGYGTWVGVPVECQEFSTQFSPSFYCIHASSMFDRSNYY